A DNA window from Actinokineospora baliensis contains the following coding sequences:
- a CDS encoding DNA polymerase Y family protein produces MAAGLAVDAPAVVVSANEVVTANAQARREGVRPGLRRREAQGRCPDIAVLQADADRDARLFEPVAAAVEELAVGVEVVAPGVVAVPARGPSGYFGSEEAAAERLIDQVAIRTGAEAQVGVADGLFAATLAAHRGLVVPPGGSAAFLAPLDIRELPDRPDLVDLLRRLGILTLGAFAALPHADVTSRFGADAGHAHRLSSGLEQRPPSRRRPPVDLSVAHTPDPPIDRVDAAAFAARTLGDRLHSLLASHGLACTRLAIHAVTANGEELVRLWRCADPLTPSGISDRVRWQLDGWLRGSDRPSAGITLLRLEPEETVDGHALQLELWQGGEQTTRAARAMVHVQGLLGQEGVLTPTLSGGRGPAEQVTLTPWGDEQRPETPPDLPWPGRLPPPAPATIPTQRVPATVFDRDGAEVGVTGRFTLTGQPDEVAVGGTSRRVIAWAGPWPADERWWEKDNGRRRARLQVLLAERSEVENQDALLLVRENEKWSVEGVYD; encoded by the coding sequence GCGAACGAGGTGGTCACCGCGAACGCCCAGGCCCGCCGGGAGGGCGTCCGGCCGGGCCTGCGCCGCCGGGAGGCGCAGGGCCGGTGCCCGGACATCGCCGTGCTGCAGGCCGACGCCGACCGCGACGCGCGGCTGTTCGAGCCGGTGGCCGCCGCGGTGGAGGAGTTGGCGGTGGGGGTGGAGGTGGTCGCCCCCGGGGTGGTCGCCGTCCCCGCCAGAGGTCCGTCCGGCTACTTCGGGTCGGAGGAGGCCGCCGCCGAGCGCCTGATCGACCAGGTGGCGATCCGCACCGGCGCCGAGGCCCAGGTGGGCGTGGCCGACGGCCTGTTCGCCGCCACCCTGGCCGCCCACCGCGGCCTGGTCGTGCCACCGGGCGGGAGCGCGGCTTTCCTCGCCCCGCTGGACATCCGCGAACTACCGGACCGCCCGGACCTGGTGGACCTCTTGCGCCGCCTGGGGATCCTCACCCTCGGCGCCTTCGCCGCCCTCCCGCACGCGGACGTCACCTCCCGCTTCGGCGCCGACGCGGGCCACGCCCACCGCCTGTCGAGCGGCCTGGAACAACGCCCGCCCTCCCGCCGTCGCCCCCCGGTAGACCTGTCCGTCGCGCACACCCCAGATCCCCCGATCGACCGGGTCGACGCCGCCGCCTTCGCAGCCAGAACCCTCGGCGACCGGCTGCACAGCCTCTTGGCGTCCCACGGCCTCGCCTGCACCCGCCTGGCCATCCACGCCGTCACCGCCAACGGTGAAGAACTGGTTCGCCTATGGCGCTGCGCAGACCCTCTTACCCCGTCCGGCATCTCCGACCGGGTCCGCTGGCAGCTGGACGGCTGGCTTCGCGGCTCAGACCGCCCCTCAGCCGGAATCACCCTGCTACGCCTAGAACCCGAAGAGACCGTAGACGGCCACGCCCTACAACTGGAACTGTGGCAAGGCGGCGAACAAACCACCCGAGCCGCCAGAGCCATGGTCCACGTCCAAGGCCTCTTAGGACAAGAAGGCGTCCTCACCCCAACCCTCAGCGGCGGCCGGGGCCCCGCGGAACAGGTCACGCTAACTCCCTGGGGAGACGAACAACGCCCCGAAACCCCACCAGACCTCCCCTGGCCCGGCCGATTACCCCCACCCGCCCCGGCGACGATCCCCACCCAACGCGTCCCCGCGACGGTGTTCGACCGCGACGGCGCAGAAGTGGGCGTGACCGGCCGCTTCACCCTGACCGGCCAACCAGACGAGGTGGCGGTCGGCGGGACGTCCCGGCGGGTGATCGCGTGGGCTGGACCGTGGCCTGCCGACGAGCGGTGGTGGGAGAAGGACAACGGGCGCCGCCGGGCGCGGTTGCAAGTCCTGCTGGCGGAGCGGTCCGAAGTGGAGAACCAGGACGCGCTGCTGCTGGTGCGGGAGAACGAGAAGTGGTCCGTGGAAGGGGTGTACGACTGA